The DNA sequence TTTCCTCAGGACGGCATTAATGTTACCGTTGTTCTTTCGGGGGGGCTTCCTGAAGAAGAAATGCCTCCTCCGGAAGAAGAGGAAGAAGAAGCGCCGGAAGAAAATAATGAAGAAGCAGATCCGCCGGATGAATCCGGGGAACAGGACGAATCAGAAGACCCGGAAGAAACGGAGGAATCCGAAGAAACCGGAGAAACCGGAGAATCCGATCTTCCTCAGGAAGAGAATCCAGAAAATGATCTGCAGGAAAACAACGAATCAGTCGACAGCCAGGAAAATGATCCGGATGATATAGAACCTTCAGAAGAGAACAACGCTGCAGAGAATGCAGGTGAGAACGAAGAAGAGGTCAATATTAACAATGATAGTGCTTAAGGAGCGATAATCATGGGTAAATATTTTGGGACAGACGGCGTCCGCGGAGTCGCCAACAAGGAGTTGACACCTGAACTGGCATTCAAACTGGGACGGTTTGGCGGCTATGTGTTGACGAAAGCTAAAAATACGGCGAAGCCGAAAATATTAATCGGCCGGGATACACGAATATCGGGAACTATGCTGGAGAGCGCGCTTGTGGCAGGACTTCTTTCCATCGGGTCTGAAGTCATGCGGCTCGGTGTTATTACGACACCGGGAGTAGCTTATTTAACAAAGGCATTGAGCGCAGATGCCGGTGTCATGATTTCCGCCTCCCATAATCCGGTAGAAGATAACGGTATTAAATTTTTCGGTTCGGACGGCTTTAAGCTTCTCGATGTCCAGGAAGAGGAAATCGAAGAGCTTCTTCATGAGGAAAGCGAGATGGAAGACGCGCTTCCCCGGCCGGTCGGCGGCAATATCGGGACCGTGAGCGACTACTTTGAAGGAGGACAGAAGTATCTCCGATATTTAAAGCAGACGGTATCCGGAAGTTTCTCGGGGCTTCATATAGCTCTGGACTGCGCCCACGGAGCAGCTTCTCCCCTGGCAAATCATCTGTTTGCTGATCTCGAAGCAGAGAAAATTTCCTGCATCGGCTCTTCACCAAATGGAGTGAACATTAATGACGGTGTCGGATCAACGCATCCGGAGCCACTAAGGGAACTCGTAAAAGAAAAAGGAGCCGATATCGGCCTTGCCTTTGACGGGGATGCCGACCGTTTAATAGCGGTGGATGAAAAGGGAGAAATCGTCGAC is a window from the Alkalicoccus halolimnae genome containing:
- the glmM gene encoding phosphoglucosamine mutase; protein product: MGKYFGTDGVRGVANKELTPELAFKLGRFGGYVLTKAKNTAKPKILIGRDTRISGTMLESALVAGLLSIGSEVMRLGVITTPGVAYLTKALSADAGVMISASHNPVEDNGIKFFGSDGFKLLDVQEEEIEELLHEESEMEDALPRPVGGNIGTVSDYFEGGQKYLRYLKQTVSGSFSGLHIALDCAHGAASPLANHLFADLEAEKISCIGSSPNGVNINDGVGSTHPEPLRELVKEKGADIGLAFDGDADRLIAVDEKGEIVDGDQIMYICAKYLKDQGKLNYKTLVTTVMSNLGLYKALESQGIETKQTAVGDRYVMEEMRKGGYNLGGEQSGHLIFLDHTTTGDGLLSALQLVQIVKASGKKLSELAAEIPKYPQKLINVRVLDKHQLHSSTAIAEEIRLVEEEMQGEGRILVRPSGTESLVRVMAEAPDAETCNMYVNKVVDVVKQELGSME